A stretch of DNA from Roseovarius sp. M141:
AAAAGTTTGGCGCCCATCGGATCGGCCAGTGCCACCTTTACGCCCTTGGGCTGAAGCGCCATGCCGACGCCCGCCAGCGTCCCGCCCGAGCCGACAGCGCAGCAGAAACCGTCCAGTTTGCCGCCGGTCTGCTCCCACATTTCGGGGCCGGTGGTCTCAACGTGGGCCTGCCGATTAGCCACGTTGTCGAATTGGTTGGCCCAGATCGCGCCGTTCGGCTCGGTCTTGGCCAACTCCGCGGCCAGACGCTCGGAGTAGCGCACAAAGTTGTTGGGGTTACTGTAGGGCGCGGCGGGCACCTGCACCAGTTCGGCACCGGCAAGGCGCAGCATGTCCTTTTTCTCTTCGCTCTGCGTCTCGGGGATGACGATGACGGTCTTGAACCCCATCGACGCACCGACCAGCGCCAGACCGATGCCGGTATTGCCGGCGGTCCCCTCGACAATCGTGCCGCCCGGTTTCAATTCGCCGCGCGCCACCGCATCGCGGATGATGTACAGCGCCGCGCGGTCCTTGACCGATTGGCCGGGGTTCAGAAACTCGGCCTTGCCGAGAATGGTGCAGCCCGTCTCTTCGCTGGCGCGGCGCAGCTTGATCATGGGGGTGTTGCCGACCGCGTCGGCCAGATCCTGTGCAATGCGCATGGCGCGTCCTTTCCAGCATGAAAACGTGGGCCAATACTTAGGCGCGATGGCGCGGCAACTCAAGCCGCAGCGCGCAGTCTGGCCCGTTCGCGTGCCAGCCACATCAGCGACAGGATAAGCGGACCATTGTCGGCCTCGCCCGTATCCAGCAGGGCCATGGCGGCGTCGAAATCCAGCACATGCAGGCGGATGTCCTCGGCCTCGGTATCCAGCCCGCCATAGCGGGGCAGATCGTCAGGAAGGTCCGCGAGGCCCACGAAATTGTGAAAGTATTCAGTGGAATACCCGGGCGTGCAGTAGTAGCTCCCGATCCGCTCCAGCCGGGTCAGGGACAGCCCCGCCTCCTCCATGCATTCACGATGCGCTGCCTGCTCGGGCGTCTCGCCGGGGTCGACGCGACCTGCGACAGGCTCCAGCATCCAGGGGCGAGGATCGCCGCGCCCATAGGGGCCCATGCGAAACTGTTCCACCAGCAGCACGCGGTCGCGGACCGGATCATATGGCAGCACCAGCGCCGCATCGGTTGCCACGAAAATCTCGCGGCGCAGCGTATTGCTCATCCCACCCTGAAACGTCGGATGGCGCAGAACGCGCGCCTCGGTGCGGAAGTAACCGGCGTGCAGAACCTCGGTCTCGACGGCCTCGACCGCATCTGCGCCGGTGTCGCTGCGCACCTGCGCCGGCACG
This window harbors:
- a CDS encoding cysteine synthase A → MRIAQDLADAVGNTPMIKLRRASEETGCTILGKAEFLNPGQSVKDRAALYIIRDAVARGELKPGGTIVEGTAGNTGIGLALVGASMGFKTVIVIPETQSEEKKDMLRLAGAELVQVPAAPYSNPNNFVRYSERLAAELAKTEPNGAIWANQFDNVANRQAHVETTGPEMWEQTGGKLDGFCCAVGSGGTLAGVGMALQPKGVKVALADPMGAKLFSYYTTGELESEGSSIAEGIGQVRITANLEGFTPDYAYQITDEEALPIVFDLLHYEGLCMGASTGVNVAGAIRLAREMGPGHTIATILCDYGSRYQSKLFNPEFLREKGLPVPDWMHGAPRSIPGVFEE
- a CDS encoding NUDIX domain-containing protein, with protein sequence MSALFLYGTLRDTALLRIVLGPRADAVSMWPATLPDHVVTWAKGQVFPTIAIQPGANTVGVLLEDLSPQEVQRLDFYEGGFGCDLREVVVCAEGGPHQARIYFPQAGLWQQGVPFDLDDWAQQWGAISRLAATEAMGYLGTCSPQDLAARMPMIRARAASRLAVTGVPAQVRSDTGADAVEAVETEVLHAGYFRTEARVLRHPTFQGGMSNTLRREIFVATDAALVLPYDPVRDRVLLVEQFRMGPYGRGDPRPWMLEPVAGRVDPGETPEQAAHRECMEEAGLSLTRLERIGSYYCTPGYSTEYFHNFVGLADLPDDLPRYGGLDTEAEDIRLHVLDFDAAMALLDTGEADNGPLILSLMWLARERARLRAAA